In Styela clava chromosome 14, kaStyClav1.hap1.2, whole genome shotgun sequence, the following are encoded in one genomic region:
- the LOC120340598 gene encoding uncharacterized protein LOC120340598 — protein sequence MMPQTRQSKRRSAPSKTSPPKRRKSTPAEEIKDVSPIKDEEYQDNNDPDDDDILESDGEEEIIEEEIDQEPDDEPAVDSRDNDSPQHDQDIDLNLEHDGENNEDNGNEDFDTRSEATSDSGRSAGAENDDEPVYDDDYEKETYDDRRSSDDRDSRGISPIVFNRSDTSDEEEDVAPPGESEEEKPKKSIVIPPAEIRTQRRDRHSKMLKYLFRDARFFVIKSNNHENVSLAKAKGVWSTPPSNEHKLTKAFKESRNVILIFSVRESGAFQGFARISTEARHDYGPIHWVLPAGLSARALGGVFKIDWMCRRELSFIKTGDIRNPFNDNKPVKIGRDGQEVEPNAGKVLCLEFPHDDGVDLESIIHRVRKREKEMGNVRYEVPRYPVPDNGPRSRAARSGRGKDFNRGPRTFPRRDDGGGRDPRSYSKDNYSPRFKDFRSRGRFQGRRNQHNDGGYQYFRNFSSDHVRNEYEQPASSYPSLMSTFTSYQSSNYQDVPPLMQQYVQSPYQTSNKPSSAVISKYSDGSRISSRTNDSSLKSSSSISRSYDSRAHAAACDDFVRRVAAGRSGAVASSSSRSNERSQGREHTSRSSRSERENRHSRR from the coding sequence ATGATGCCACAAACACGGCAAAGTAAGAGAAGGTCAGCGCCTTCCAAAACATCCCCACCTAAGCGTCGGAAAAGTACACCTGCCGAAGAAATCAAGGATGTATCACCGATAAAAGATGAAGAATACCAGGATAATAATGATCCAGATGATGACGATATCCTGGAGAGTGATGGCGAAGAGGAGATTATTGAAGAAGAGATTGATCAGGAGCCGGATGATGAGCCTGCAGTTGATTCCAGGGACAATGATTCTCCTCAACATGATCAGGACATTGATCTTAACCTTGAACATGATGGAGAAAATAATGAAGACAATGGAAACGAAGATTTTGATACTCGAAGCGAAGCTACATCAGACTCAGGGCGTTCAGCGGGGGCTGAAAATGATGACGAACCTGTATATGATGACGACTATGAAAAAGAAACATATGATGATAGACGTAGCAGTGATGATAGAGATAGCCGTGGTATTTCACCAATTGTTTTTAATCGTTCGGATACTTCAGATGAGGAAGAAGATGTTGCCCCACCAGGCGAGAGTGAAGAGGAAAAGCCTAAAAAGAGCATAGTCATTCCACCAGCTGAAATTCGTACTCAGCGCCGAGATAGACATAGTAAAATGTTAAAGTATCTATTTCGAGATGCtagattttttgttattaaaagcAATAATCATGAAAATGTTTCACTTGCTAAAGCAAAAGGGGTGTGGTCGACACCGCCGAGCAATGAACACAAGCTGACTAAGGCTTTCAAAGAAAGCAGAAATGTCATTCTCATTTTCTCTGTTCGAGAAAGTGGTGCCTTCCAAGGTTTCGCTCGTATTTCCACTGAAGCAAGACATGATTACGGACCCATTCATTGGGTTTTACCAGCTGGTTTGAGTGCGAGAGCACTTGGAGgtgtttttaaaattgattggatGTGTCGAAGAGAACTTTCTTTTATCAAGACTGGTGATATACGTAACCCATTTAATGATAACAAACCAGTAAAAATCGGCAGAGATGGACAAGAAGTTGAACCCAACGCAGGAAAAGTTTTGTGTTTAGAATTTCCTCATGATGATGGAGTAGATTTAGAATCGATTATACACAGAGTAAGAAAGAGGGAAAAGGAAATGGGCAATGTACGTTATGAAGTTCCTCGTTATCCAGTTCCTGATAATGGCCCTAGGAGTAGAGCTGCTAGAAGTGGACGAGGCAAAGATTTTAACAGAGGTCCAAGAACTTTTCCAAGGCGGGATGATGGTGGGGGAAGAGATCCACGCTCCTATTCAAAAGATAATTATTCTCCTCGTTTTAAAGACTTCAGAAGTCGCGGAAGATTTCAGGGAAGAAGGAATCAACATAATGATGGAGGTTATCAATATTTTCGCAATTTTTCTTCTGATCATGTCAGAAATGAATACGAGCAGCCAGCTAGTTCCTACCCTAGCCTTATGTCAACATTCACAAGCTATCAATCTTCTAATTATCAAGATGTTCCGCCGTTGATGCAGCAATATGTACAAAGCCCATACCAAACATCGAATAAACCTTCCTCAGCTGTTATAAGCAAGTACAGTGACGGTTCTCGAATTTCCTCGCGTACCAATGACTCTAGTTTAAAAAGCAGTTCTTCGATATCTAGAAGTTATGATTCTCGAGCACATGCTGCAGCTTGTGATGATTTTGTGCGTCGTGTTGCAGCGGGAAGAAGTGGAGCCGTGGCATCATCATCAAGTCGTTCAAACGAGCGGTCACAAGGACGTGAGCACACAAGCCGATCCTCAAGATCTGAGAGAGAAAACAGACATAGCAGAAGGTAG